From Lepisosteus oculatus isolate fLepOcu1 chromosome 8, fLepOcu1.hap2, whole genome shotgun sequence, one genomic window encodes:
- the LOC102696514 gene encoding tau-tubulin kinase 2 isoform X4, translating to MSEGEIREGRDSLCPEPRPVAGFRGTVRYASVNAHKNKEMGRHDDLWSLFYMLVEFMIGQLPWRKIKDKEQVGKLKETYDHRLMLKHLPPEFSIFLDHICSLDYFTKPDYQLLMSVFENSMRTFGVVENDPYDWERTGLDGTLTIATTSNTPQQHTRLTPAQLGMANASLMPGDLMKENTDEVLQDEQLSDGENGLDKALPGSPGLPRRPQEPDVWEELDRNRNRVKTAGWKVETEEENSQNQGNHSPYAGPSLGSPVRVRSETAQSDPPLLRKLRSIHSFELERRLTLEPKPNTERFLEACSGKQQGGLAQDKEGNPAVMGSAGRVERVWHYDEEFLPGGSKPGSPGSPEQGEGAASSGFVAVNLSSGQQDVDSREWVVVDREQDLQDFRAGIGGPGAKATSSPSEEDPEVLQLVEEMPSQERLSTSPPAAQRVSAGPEPGLKVERLELGMGHSALLPAATPTSPAEALAEGVLTQLPTSPPSLPEPSRSPSPLALLSTLSDPLHQRAPGLRRSQSAEHPAVLSRSPGHRKLPAVPGGARYPSVIRISRAQLQQLTAPRPSVLSSQSASDSVPQCLLVERREGDCQPMDTTADMHSPQDRHGDLCIAGYAERQPDEKPLPATPRPADSVFEEPEKKAPSLVPCQVLAHHSPSPPRSPVIANGNLSPPVNGPGCMGAFPELKDMESDSGYPDGSTETHAQRAEEGERGMFPAGTAGTGPAPPRRDPARRLSRIPVLEPGLSECPPPGSAKEKLLQKKAHHSEPGRPASERRPASNLRGEVSSASDRSQEDESCLVSRSDRQGEDPLSLSSSSGPLSRKSKIPRPVPVPASEPLSGQFVPHPPPGKPPSRSAVDSRLRRYRIRASSTSDSDLLSCLAHIMQNGSGPRTRGSAATRSSARIPAGSPSTPHRSTSASPRSSSSLQRSVSSSPSRHEHRGGGLGRSRSPPSFSGSPPPRRAYPQETCCGRQARSSSFHCPRGKGSSREGKCSSKLSR from the exons ATGTCTGAG GGAGAGATCAGGGAAGGCAGAGACAGCTTGTGTCCAGAG CCTCGGCCTGTGGCAGGGTTCAGAGGAACAGTGCGGTACGCCTCCGTCAATGCGCACAAGAATAAG GAGATGGGGCGCCATGATGACCTCTGGTCCCTCTTCTACATGCTGGTGGAATTTATGATTGGTCAGTTACCCTGGAGGAAGATCAAAGATAAG GAGCAGGTGGGTAAGCTGAAAGAAACCTATGACCACAGGCTTATGCTGAAACATCTTCCTCCAGAGTTCAGCATCTTCCTCGATCACATCTGCAGCCTGGACTACTTCACTAAACCTGATTACCAG CTGCTGATGTCGGTGTTTGAGAACAGCATGAGGACCTTTGGTGTGGTGGAGAATGACCCCTATGACTGGGAGAGGACTGGCTTGGATGGCACACTGACGATTGCCACCACATCTAACACACCTCAGCAGCACACCCGTCTCACTCCTGCACAGCTGGG CATGGCCAACGCTTCTCTGATGCCAGGAGACCTCATGAAAGAGAATACCGATGAGGTGCTACAGGATGAGCAACTGAGTGACGGGGAGAATGGTCTGGACAAGGCCCTGCCCGGCTCGCCAGGGCTGCCGCGCCGCCCACAGGAGCCCGACGTCTGGGAGGAGCTGGACCGGAACCGCAACCGGGTGAAAACAGCAGGGTGGAAG GTAGAGACTGAGGAGGAAAACAGTCAGAACCAGGGGAACCATAGCCCATATGCCGGGCCCAGCCTAGGGTCTCCTGTCAGGGTGCGCTCGGAGACGGCCCAGTCGGACCCACCCCTGCTGAGGAAGCTGCGCTCCATCCACAGCTTCGAGCTGGAGAGGAGGCTGACCCTGGAGCCCAAACCCAACACGGAGCGCTTCCTCGAAGCCTG CTCTGGAAAGCAGCAGGGAGGCCTGGCCCAGGACAAGGAGGGAAACCCAGCTGTGATGGGCAGCGCAGGGCGTGTTGAGAGGGTGTGGCACTATGATGAGGAGTTCCTGCCAGGTGGGTCCAAACCGGGCTCCCCAGGTTCCCCGGAGCAGGGCGAGGGAGCAGCCAGCAGCGGCTTTGTGGCCGTGAACTTAAGCTCTGGGCAGCAGGATGTGGACTCGCGGGAATGGGTCGTGGTGGATCGTGAGCAGGACCTGCAGGATTTCCGGGCTGGCATTGGGGGGCCAGGAGCCAAAGCCACCAGCAGCCCTTCAGAAGAAGACCCCGAGGTTCTGCAGCTGGTCGAGGAGATGCCCAGCCAAGAGCGGCTCAGCACCAGCCCCCCCGCTGCCCAGAGGGTCAGCGCTGGGCCTGAGCCGGGCCTCAAAGTGGAACGGCTAGAACTCGGCATGGGCCACTCTGCACTCCTGCCGGCTGCCACCCCCACCAGTCCAGCGGAGGCCCTGGCAGAGGGTGTCCTCACGCAG CTCCCCACCTCTCCTCCTTCACTGCCCGAGCCCAGCCGCTCCCCCAGCCCGCTCGCGCTCCTGTCCACCCTCTCGGACCCCCTGCACCAGCGAGCGCCCGGCCTCCGCAGGAGCCAGTCGGCCGAGCACCCCGCTGTCCTCTCCCGCTCACCGGGCCACCGGAAGCTGCCCGCTGTCCCTGGGGGTGCCAGGTACCCCTCTGTCATACGCATCTCCCGCGCCCAGCTCCAGCAG CTCACCGCCCCTCGGCCCTCAGTGTTGTCCTCCCAGTCTGCCTCGGACAGTGTGCCACAGTGCCTCCTGGTGGAGAGACGGGAGGGAGACTGCCAGCCCATGGACACCACTGCTGACATGCACTCTCCCCAGGACCGCCACGGGGACCTGTGCATCGCAGGGTATGCGGAGCGACAGCCTGATGAGAAGCCTCTTCCCGCAACTCCCAGGCCTGCAGACTCCGTTTTCGAGGAACCTGAGAAAAAGGCTCCCAGCCTAGTGCCATGCCAGGTCTTGGCTCACCATTCGCCCAGCCCTCCGCGGAGTCCAGTGATCGCCAATGGCAACCTGTCCCCGCCGGTGAATGGCCCGGGCTGCATGGGTGCCTTCCCTGAGCTCAAGGACATGGAGAGCGATTCTGGATATCCCGATGGATCCACAGAGACCCATGCCCAGCGAGcggaggaaggagagaggggTATGTTTCCTGCCGGGACTGCTGGCACAGGCCCGGCGCCCCCCCGCAGAGATCCCGCCCGCAGGCTCAGCCGGATTCCCGTGCTGGAGCCCGGCCTCTCCGAGTGCCCCCCGCCCGGCTCAGCGAAAGAGAAGCTGCTGCAGAAGAAGGCGCATCACTCCGAACCCGGGCGCCCCGCCTCCGAGCGGCGTCCGGCGTCCAACCTGCGCGGGGAGGTGTCCTCCGCGTCCGACCGCTCGCAGGAGGACGAGTCCTGCCTGGTCTCCCGCTCGGACCGGCAAGGCGAGgatcctctctccctctcctcctcctccggtcCTTTGTCCCGCAAGAGCAAGATCCCCCGGCCAGTTCCCGTCCCGGCCTCCGAGCCGCTGTCCGGACAGTTCGTGCCGCATCCTCCTCCGGGAAAGCCTCCCAGCCGGTCCGCAGTGGACAGCAG GTTGCGGCGGTACCGGATCCGGGCGAGCAGCACCAGCGATTCagacctgctctcctgcctggCCCACATCATGCAGAACGGCAGCGGACCCAGGACCCGGGGCTCGGCCGCCACCCGGAGCAGCGCCAGGATCCCCGCCGGCAGCCCGTCCACCCCCCACCGCAGCACCAGCGCCTCCCCCCGGAGCTCCTCCTCCCTGCAGCGCTCCGTCAGCTCCTCCCCGTCCCGCCACGAACACCGGGGAGGCGGACTGGGGCGCAGCCGCTCGCCCCCCAGCTTCTCGGGCTCGCCCCCGCCCCGCCGAGCCTACCCCCAGGAGACCTGCTGCGGCCGGCAGGCCCGCTCCAGCTCCTTCCACTGCCCCCGGGGCAAGGGCTCCAGCCGCGAGGGCAAGTGCTCCAGCAAGCTCAGCAGATAA